One Coccinella septempunctata chromosome 1, icCocSept1.1, whole genome shotgun sequence DNA window includes the following coding sequences:
- the LOC123306490 gene encoding uncharacterized protein LOC123306490 translates to MSQKSGRSSPSPKEDDTQLQVPTTRSSRSSTSSQPDVGPQTRSAGLPTNLKLKVATQMSRLQLMKDIFSKLSNISTWTVQDLSHTQEQLQDLHKNFSKTHSIVNPLQSLKALGEDLEQNNNLLVFHIINRMDHASRTHWETLISSNTEFPSFAQLMEFLQSRSRALEWTESNQRQSPQESSRSRTTVHTISQKVTAQNKPSPSLISSKPASSNTPISKVSSMPSYTCDDCGHDHFIADCPRFSKRSPQEKADVVLYRILCSNCLGRHHRHSCRTTKICKICGSRHHTLLHDAPLSSKPHCKVPPVPPRVLPQYALTSQKSAQRELPQPRLNTLLATAIAHLITSTGSHTVRLLIDSGSELTFISQDLARKLNISRRKSHVVIVGIHGKTSRTQGSLALTLKSTYDHQTINIDAHILSSSFSNLPSFYTCFQQSLHLQHLKLADPEYHISRAIDIILGADVYGSVVLPQMKKGPPSSPIAQLSIFGWLILGPVCQEQERLPIQSPMFHTVQDEDLHHLLTKFWEQEEIQPTSTSHLTSDEQECENHFVSTHSRLSSGKYMVRLPLKSSIDVLGSSRQRAFRCLQALIRKFDKDPDYSLLYHQFLDEYELLQHMQPVSSEKVNSRYFLPHHGVLKTDSSTTKLRVVFNGSSPTSTGISLNDIMHTGAKLQLDVIDVLMWVRKFKFVFSTDITKMYRQILVHPDDWDLQSILWLDSNNNVKTYHLTTVTYGTRSAPFLAIRVLLQLLKDEGHNFPLAIPPLTKGRYVDDICGGADTEHQLLEIAKQLQNLCMAAGLPLAKWQSNVSNETHQTTLHARHCGTALNNSWHNYPHLKCSHLIHSSTL, encoded by the exons ATGTCTCAAAAGTCGGGAAGATCTTCTCCATCTCCAAAAGAGGATGACACTCAACTGCAGGTCCCTACTACTCGATCGTCCAGATCTTCCACATCTTCGCAGCCTGATGTGGGACCTCAAACTCGCTCGGCTGGTCTTCCCACCAACCTCAAATTGAAAGTCGCTACTCAAATGAGTAGACTGCAActcatgaaggacatcttctccaaGCTGTCCAACATCTCAACATGGACTGTACAAGACCTGTCACACACTCAAGAACAACTGCAAGACCTTCacaagaacttctcaaagactcactc CATCGTCAATCCTCTCCAAAGTTTGAAAGCTCTAGGTGAAGATCTAGAGCAGAATAACAATCTCTTGGTGTTCCATATCATCAATCGTATGGATCACGCCTCTCGCACTCATTGGGAAACTCTCATCTCCTCTAATACCGAATTTCCCTCCTTCGCTCAGTTGATGGAGTTCCTCCAATCCCGCTCTAGAGCTCTAGAATGGACTGAGTCCAACCAGAGACAGTCACCTCAAGAATCCTCTCGCTCTCGCACAACAGTGCACACCATCTCTCAAAAGGTTACAGCTCAAAATAAACCTTCTCCTTCACTCATCTCAAGCAAACCGGCCTCCTCGAACACTCCAATCTCAAAAGTCTCTTCTATGCCCAGCTACACCTGTGATGATTGTGGACACGACCACTTTATTGCAGATTGCCCTCGCTTCTCCAAACGCTCACCTCAAGAAAAAGCTGATGTAGTATTATATCGCATCCTCTGCTCTAACTGCCTCGGTAGACATCATCGCCACTCTTGCAGAACGACAAAGATCTGCAAAATCTGTGGAAGTCGTCATCATACACTTCTACATGATGCTCCTCTCAGCAGTAAACCACACTGCAAAGTTCCACCGGTACCCCCTCGAGTGCTTCCACAATACGCTCTCACATCTCAAAAATCTGCTCAAAGGGAG ctACCTCAACCACGACTCAACACTCTCCTCGCCACTGCCATCGCCCATCTCATCACCTCAACAGGATCACACACGGTTCGACTACTCATCGACAGTGGATCCGAGCTGACCTTCATCTCTCAAGATCTAGCCAGAAAACTCAACATCTCTAGAAGGAAGTCGCATGTTGTAATTGTGGGAATTCATGGAAAGACTTCTAGAACACAAGGATCTCTTGCCCTCACTCTCAAGTCGACGTATGACCATCAAACCATAAATATTGATGCTCACATTCTTTCATCATCTTTCTCTAATTTGCCTTCCTTCTATACATGTTTTCAGCAATCTCTACATCTCCAGCATCTCAAGTTAGCTGATCCAGAATACCACATCTCAAGAGCCATCGACATCATTTTGGGTGCTGATGTATATGGCTCAGTTGTTCTTCCTCAGATGAAAAAAGGCCCTCCATCATCTCCAATCGCGCAACTCTCAATCTTCGGCTGGCTAATCCTAGGACCTGTGTGTCAAGAACAGGAACGCCTCCCAATCCAATCTCCAATGTTTCATACTGTTCAAGATGAAGACCTACATCATCTCCTCACTAAGTTTTGGGAACAGGAAGAAATTCAACCAACGTCTACGTCACATCTCACCTCTGACGAGCAAGAATGTGAAAACCACTTTGTCTCCACTCACTCTAGGCTCTCCTCAGGGAAATACATGGTAAGATTACCATTGAAATCATCTATTGACGTCTTAGGTTCTTCCAGACAACGAGCCTTCCGATGTCTGCAAGCCTTGATTCGGAAATTCGACAAGGATCCTGACTACTCTCTGCTCTACCACCAATTTCTCGATGAATATGAACTCCTCCAGCACATGCAACCAGTCTCGTCAGAAAAGGTCAACTCAAGATATTTTCTTCCTCATCATGGTGTTCTCAAAACAGACAGCTCTACAACGAAACTGCGAGTAGTCTTCAACGGCTCCAGCCCCACCTCAACTGGTATTTCTCTCAACGATATTATGCACACCGGAGCGAAACTTCAACTCGACGTGATAGATGTTCTTATGTGGGTGCGTAAATTTAAATTTGTCTTCTCTACAGATATCACAAAGATGTACAGACAGATTCTTGTTCATCCTGATGATTGGGATCTTCAAAGCATCCTTTGGCTCGACTCAAACAACAACGTGAAGACATACCATCTCACAACAGTCACATACGGAACTAGATCAGCTccatttttggcaatcagagttCTTCTCCAACTTCTCAAAGATGAGGGTCACAACTTTCCACTAGCCATTCCTCCATTAACAAAAGGTcgttatgttgatgatatttgtggtggagcagatactgaacatcaacttctcgaaattgccaaacaactccagaacctttgcatggcggccggccttccgctagcaaaatggcagtcaaacgtctcaa ATGAAACTCACCAAACAACTCTACATGCAAGGCACTGTGGCACCGCTCTCAACAACTCGTGGCACAACTACCCACATCTCAAGTGCAGCCATCTCATCCATTCCTCCACACTCTGA